A stretch of Bordetella genomosp. 13 DNA encodes these proteins:
- a CDS encoding helix-turn-helix transcriptional regulator: MTTVLIEEYAILRVAIQHTLETALRPESVMAIDPRKLSEISMSLARPVDLLVLGISGQTDNDVQMLTSALSLLEPHHTLVLHDALDARFMLASARAGISGLLPKSSTPAAIAAAVDLVLAGGQCFPYSIVEAAQPRAPMPGRGPSAVRMLTPRQEEILRLLAKGRTMREISREIGISVATVKSHARTLYWKLNARNLAEAAYIAVQEGLLKDEQPDAADKPE; encoded by the coding sequence ATGACCACCGTCCTGATCGAGGAATATGCCATCCTGCGCGTGGCCATCCAACATACCTTGGAGACAGCGCTCCGCCCCGAAAGCGTCATGGCGATCGATCCGCGCAAGCTGAGCGAGATCTCCATGTCGCTGGCTCGACCGGTCGACCTACTGGTGCTTGGCATCAGCGGCCAGACCGACAACGATGTGCAAATGCTGACCAGCGCGCTATCGCTGCTGGAGCCGCACCATACGCTGGTGCTGCACGACGCGCTGGATGCGCGCTTCATGCTGGCATCGGCGCGCGCCGGCATCTCCGGGCTGCTGCCCAAGTCCTCCACCCCGGCTGCGATCGCCGCGGCGGTGGACCTGGTGCTCGCCGGCGGCCAGTGCTTCCCGTATTCCATCGTCGAGGCCGCGCAGCCGCGCGCGCCCATGCCGGGACGAGGGCCGTCCGCCGTGCGCATGCTGACTCCGCGGCAGGAAGAGATCCTGCGCCTGCTGGCCAAGGGGCGCACGATGCGCGAGATCAGCCGCGAGATCGGCATATCGGTGGCCACGGTCAAGAGCCATGCGCGCACTTTGTACTGGAAGCTCAACGCGCGCAACCTGGCGGAAGCGGCCTACATCGCCGTGCAGGAAGGCTTGTTGAAGGACGAGCAGCCCGATGCCGCGGACAAGCCGGAGTGA